In Arthrobacter burdickii, one DNA window encodes the following:
- a CDS encoding RtcB family protein gives MEWISEKYVNFASIIDDATLAQNRMTSSMPFVYPHFASMPDAHLGLGCAVGSVLPTLGAIIPAAVGVDIGCGMVAVRTDYTARDIARLDRRVLREAIERAVPLSAGNNNKRVSASAEPRIDSLEREARSAGFDPSTYVKAWRLQLGTLGSGNHFIEVSLDEVDDVWLFLHSGSRGIGNRIAQRHIEVAQDYCARRSITLPHRDLAHLEEGTPEFDRYISELMWAQKFALLNREEMMDRVVRQFTSWVGKPVEERERINCHHNYTQRETHYGKDVWLSRKGAIAADPGRPGLIPGSMGTRSYVVTGRGNREAMDSAPHGAGREYSRNAARRTFTQDQLRAAMRGIEFRDTPAFLDEIPAAYKDIDVVMQDAKDLVDVRHTLRQVINVKGD, from the coding sequence ATGGAGTGGATCAGCGAGAAGTACGTCAATTTCGCCAGCATCATCGATGACGCGACGCTCGCGCAGAATCGGATGACGAGCTCGATGCCGTTCGTGTACCCGCACTTCGCCTCCATGCCGGACGCCCACCTCGGCCTGGGATGCGCCGTCGGCTCGGTCCTGCCGACCCTCGGGGCAATCATCCCCGCAGCGGTCGGCGTCGACATCGGCTGCGGAATGGTCGCCGTGCGCACCGACTACACCGCACGGGACATCGCACGCCTTGATCGCCGTGTCCTGCGCGAGGCGATCGAACGGGCCGTCCCCCTCTCGGCCGGCAACAACAACAAGCGGGTGAGCGCCTCGGCCGAGCCCCGCATCGACTCCCTCGAACGGGAGGCGCGCTCGGCCGGCTTCGACCCGTCGACCTACGTGAAGGCATGGCGCCTGCAGCTCGGGACGCTCGGGTCGGGCAACCACTTCATCGAGGTGTCCCTCGATGAAGTGGACGACGTGTGGCTCTTCCTGCACTCCGGGTCCCGGGGCATCGGGAACCGCATCGCGCAGCGGCATATCGAGGTAGCACAGGACTACTGCGCACGCCGGTCCATCACCCTGCCGCACCGGGACCTCGCGCACCTCGAGGAGGGCACCCCCGAGTTCGACCGGTACATCAGCGAACTGATGTGGGCGCAGAAATTCGCGCTGCTCAACCGTGAGGAGATGATGGACCGCGTGGTCCGCCAGTTCACCTCCTGGGTCGGCAAACCGGTGGAGGAGCGCGAACGCATCAACTGCCACCACAACTACACGCAGCGGGAGACGCACTACGGCAAGGATGTGTGGCTGTCGCGCAAGGGAGCCATCGCCGCCGACCCCGGGCGTCCCGGGCTGATCCCCGGTTCGATGGGCACGCGATCCTACGTGGTCACGGGCAGGGGCAACCGGGAGGCGATGGATTCGGCCCCGCACGGGGCTGGGCGTGAGTACTCCCGCAATGCTGCCCGCAGGACGTTCACGCAGGACCAGCTCCGTGCCGCCATGCGGGGCATCGAATTCCGGGACACCCCGGCGTTCCTCGACGAGATCCCCGCAGCCTACAAGGACATCGACGTCGTCATGCAGGATGCGAAGGACCTGGTGGACGTCCGCCATACGCTACGGCAGGTCATCAATGTGAAGGGCGACTGA
- a CDS encoding class I SAM-dependent methyltransferase, with protein MRVEYTQEFWDDRYRQHTRIWSGRPNRQLVAVVEDLPPGRALDVGCGEGADAVWLASRGWAVLGIDISEVALSRAHAHTADLDASVAERLEFRQVDLLASPELPGNLDLVSIHFLHLPEPARSRIFRALAPLVGAGGTLLIVAHDPSDLKTEIRRPPQPELFYTPQEIADLLDDAWDIRVCESRPRTERTGDGRDVTVHDAVLQAVRIR; from the coding sequence GTGCGGGTTGAGTACACACAGGAATTCTGGGACGACCGCTACCGGCAGCACACGAGGATCTGGAGCGGCAGACCGAACCGGCAGCTCGTCGCGGTGGTGGAGGACCTGCCGCCGGGAAGGGCGCTCGACGTCGGCTGCGGGGAGGGAGCGGATGCCGTCTGGCTCGCCTCCCGCGGCTGGGCGGTCCTGGGGATCGACATCTCCGAGGTCGCCCTGTCCCGGGCACACGCCCATACGGCGGACCTCGATGCCTCCGTCGCCGAACGCCTGGAGTTCCGGCAGGTGGACCTGCTGGCCTCGCCGGAGTTGCCCGGCAACCTGGACCTCGTCTCCATCCACTTTCTGCACCTTCCCGAGCCGGCGCGTTCCCGCATCTTCCGCGCGCTGGCCCCTCTCGTCGGTGCCGGTGGGACACTGCTGATCGTGGCCCATGATCCCTCGGACCTGAAGACCGAGATCCGGCGGCCGCCGCAGCCCGAGCTGTTCTACACGCCGCAGGAGATCGCGGACCTCCTCGACGACGCCTGGGACATCCGGGTCTGCGAGTCGCGCCCGCGGACCGAGCGCACGGGAGACGGCCGAGACGTCACCGTCCACGATGCGGTGCTCCAGGCGGTACGGATCCGCTGA
- a CDS encoding phosphatase PAP2 family protein: MKLKAPPPTRVLPGFFRVPFTVAASFSVLTAGTAVVFDLPLRDPDGFLGPSYIRLPFLLGAMILVDVASRTLLQRSSSRNLLGLAAAEFRRRWSGPRLVATSVGILTFYLAYVSYRNMKSFLPFIRDRVMDPLLQQSDRWLTGGSHPGDALQDALGTGLSAHVLSVVYVSYLYFVPLSIAAALACSRQLSRGAWYVSAVSFNWMLGAASYYALPSLGPIFVERIHYTDLPDTAVTNLQESLYRSRLRVLVDPHATDSMYGIAAFASLHVSVVFTAALIAHLVRLPLVLRAILWVYVLLTALATVYFGWHYLVDVVAGAAIGALATWLAGLATPPSAHTDQRVEQQSRTIGLRA, encoded by the coding sequence ATGAAGCTGAAAGCTCCGCCACCGACGCGCGTCCTGCCCGGGTTCTTCCGCGTTCCCTTCACCGTGGCGGCCTCCTTCAGCGTCCTCACCGCGGGGACAGCCGTGGTTTTCGACCTGCCGCTGCGTGACCCGGACGGTTTCCTGGGTCCCAGCTACATCCGCCTGCCCTTCCTCCTGGGCGCGATGATCCTGGTCGACGTCGCCTCGCGGACGCTGCTCCAGCGGTCCTCCTCGCGGAACCTCCTCGGTCTGGCTGCTGCCGAGTTCCGCCGTCGATGGTCCGGGCCACGGCTGGTGGCCACCTCGGTGGGGATCCTCACCTTCTACCTCGCGTATGTCTCGTACCGCAATATGAAGAGCTTCCTGCCATTCATCCGTGACCGGGTGATGGATCCTCTTCTCCAGCAGAGCGATCGATGGCTCACCGGTGGCAGCCATCCCGGGGATGCGCTCCAGGATGCTCTCGGGACAGGACTGAGTGCCCATGTCCTGTCCGTCGTGTATGTGTCCTACCTCTACTTCGTCCCGCTGTCCATTGCCGCTGCCCTCGCGTGCTCCCGGCAACTGTCCCGCGGGGCATGGTACGTCAGCGCGGTGTCCTTCAACTGGATGCTCGGCGCGGCAAGCTATTACGCGCTGCCCTCCCTGGGGCCGATCTTCGTCGAGCGGATCCACTACACGGACCTGCCCGACACGGCCGTCACGAACCTGCAGGAATCGCTGTACCGGAGTCGGTTACGGGTCCTCGTCGATCCCCACGCCACGGACTCCATGTACGGCATCGCTGCCTTCGCTTCCCTGCACGTGTCAGTGGTCTTCACCGCCGCCCTGATCGCGCATCTGGTCCGTCTGCCGCTCGTCCTGCGGGCAATCCTCTGGGTCTACGTCCTGCTCACCGCCCTCGCGACCGTCTATTTCGGGTGGCACTACCTCGTCGACGTCGTTGCCGGCGCCGCCATCGGCGCACTCGCGACCTGGTTGGCAGGACTCGCAACACCTCCGTCAGCACACACTGACCAGCGGGTGGAGCAGCAGTCGCGGACGATCGGCCTGCGCGCCTGA
- a CDS encoding ATP-dependent DNA ligase has product MTNLPFPVQPMLAKAVDSVPEPDGVPGGLLYEPKWDGFRAIVRIEDGTCEIGSRGSKMLTRYFPELVDALLENLPGRCVVDGEIVVRQGEHGAERLDWEALSQRIHPAESRVRLLAGQTPSSFIAFDLLGVDDNDLTGVPFSRRRAALEGIGESFSAPVHLSQVTHDVELARRWLVEFEGAGLDGVVAKPLAAAYGPNKRLMLKVKHHRSADVVVLGYRVHKSGQGVGSLLLGLYDDGGELRNVGGISAFSDKRRLELVDELEPDVMRDDSGGVQLGATDRSRFASAKDVSYIRLEPRRVVEVRYDQMEGDRFRHTVQFERWRPDREARSCTFEQLEIPAAYDLSKVLA; this is encoded by the coding sequence ATGACGAACCTGCCGTTTCCCGTCCAGCCGATGCTCGCGAAGGCCGTGGACTCCGTCCCCGAGCCGGACGGCGTTCCGGGCGGACTGCTCTACGAGCCGAAATGGGACGGCTTCCGGGCGATCGTGAGGATCGAGGACGGCACCTGCGAGATCGGGAGCCGCGGCTCGAAGATGCTCACCCGCTACTTCCCCGAGCTCGTCGACGCGCTGCTCGAGAACCTCCCCGGACGTTGCGTCGTCGACGGCGAGATCGTGGTGCGCCAGGGTGAGCACGGCGCGGAGAGGCTGGACTGGGAGGCCCTGTCCCAGCGCATCCACCCGGCGGAGAGCCGGGTACGCCTCCTCGCGGGGCAGACGCCGTCGTCGTTCATCGCCTTCGACCTCCTCGGTGTCGACGACAACGACCTGACGGGCGTGCCCTTCAGCCGGCGGCGGGCAGCGCTCGAAGGCATCGGGGAATCCTTCTCCGCGCCGGTCCACCTGTCGCAGGTCACGCACGACGTCGAGCTCGCCCGGCGCTGGCTCGTGGAGTTCGAGGGCGCCGGACTGGACGGCGTCGTGGCGAAGCCCCTCGCGGCGGCGTACGGGCCGAACAAGCGGCTCATGCTCAAGGTCAAGCACCATCGCAGCGCCGACGTCGTGGTGCTCGGGTACCGGGTGCACAAGTCCGGCCAGGGAGTCGGCTCCCTGCTGCTCGGCCTGTACGACGACGGCGGCGAGCTGCGGAACGTGGGCGGCATCTCGGCCTTCTCCGACAAGCGGCGCCTGGAGCTCGTGGACGAGCTGGAGCCCGACGTGATGCGCGACGACAGCGGCGGCGTCCAACTCGGCGCGACCGACCGCAGCCGTTTCGCCTCCGCGAAGGACGTGTCCTATATCCGGCTGGAGCCCCGCCGGGTCGTCGAGGTGCGGTACGACCAGATGGAGGGCGACCGCTTCCGCCACACCGTCCAGTTCGAACGGTGGCGGCCCGACCGCGAGGCCCGCTCCTGCACCTTCGAGCAGCTCGAGATCCCCGCGGCCTACGACCTCAGCAAGGTGCTCGCCTGA
- a CDS encoding DUF2797 domain-containing protein, with translation MNPIYLCSGVSWHAAGPVLSLHPVPPEKVHSVPPEKVSEEPSGAQAGDGAHDDGRWDLDLPGRKLAFEVPEEGRFCLGFQRVHGRDDRTGVPCADQAPAERGYQCTRCFAQDDVRFMHDIHRSGIAPAGLKRYLDQPHWLYVATFADGSSKVGTASDPRKRARLVEQGAVVAQFVAHAADGRIVRILEDEVTRTVGLQQAVRSGAKAASLCAPLPFARLESINDGFALAARGLLEGGIGIDGFEVVHEEFDPPPSWSAVLGLSGLQPYPQPLGSGQHGFIIRELIGPSALVSIEGADLVFVADLAQLKGRRLRLGDFSTPVPAVQEALF, from the coding sequence ATGAACCCCATCTACCTCTGCAGCGGCGTCAGCTGGCACGCCGCGGGTCCCGTCCTGTCGCTGCACCCGGTGCCTCCGGAGAAGGTGCACTCGGTGCCTCCGGAGAAGGTGTCCGAGGAACCGTCCGGGGCGCAGGCGGGCGACGGAGCGCACGACGACGGGCGATGGGACCTCGACCTCCCCGGGAGGAAGCTGGCCTTCGAGGTTCCGGAGGAGGGCAGGTTCTGCCTGGGGTTCCAGCGCGTCCACGGACGCGATGACCGCACCGGGGTGCCCTGCGCGGACCAGGCGCCGGCCGAACGCGGTTACCAGTGCACCCGGTGCTTCGCCCAGGACGACGTCCGTTTCATGCACGACATCCACCGCTCCGGCATCGCTCCGGCCGGGCTCAAGCGATACCTCGACCAGCCGCACTGGCTGTATGTCGCGACGTTCGCGGATGGTTCCAGCAAGGTCGGCACGGCGTCGGATCCCCGGAAGCGGGCGCGCCTCGTGGAACAGGGCGCCGTCGTCGCGCAGTTCGTCGCCCATGCGGCCGACGGGCGGATCGTCCGGATCCTCGAGGACGAGGTGACCCGGACGGTGGGCCTGCAGCAGGCCGTGAGGTCCGGGGCCAAGGCGGCATCCCTGTGCGCGCCGCTGCCCTTCGCGCGGCTCGAATCCATCAATGACGGCTTCGCCCTGGCTGCCCGGGGGCTGCTCGAGGGCGGGATCGGCATCGATGGCTTCGAGGTGGTGCACGAGGAGTTCGACCCGCCGCCGTCCTGGTCCGCAGTCCTCGGCCTGAGTGGACTGCAGCCGTACCCGCAACCCCTCGGGAGCGGGCAGCACGGGTTCATCATCCGGGAGTTGATCGGCCCGTCGGCCCTGGTCTCGATCGAGGGCGCGGACCTGGTGTTCGTCGCGGACCTCGCCCAGCTCAAGGGCAGGCGGCTGCGCCTCGGGGACTTCAGCACACCGGTACCCGCCGTGCAGGAAGCCCTCTTCTGA
- a CDS encoding FAS1-like dehydratase domain-containing protein encodes MTIDPDLQGRSYPAGDTYSVGREAIRDFARAVKATHPAHYDVDAAAALGYRDLVAPPTFAIIVAQRADAQLISDPSAGIDFTRVVHADQRFVHHRPILAGDELVAELHVDQVRAMGGGAMITTRAEISTVDGEPTATSTSSLLVRGEDQ; translated from the coding sequence ATGACCATCGACCCAGACCTGCAGGGACGCAGCTACCCCGCGGGAGACACCTACTCCGTGGGACGCGAGGCCATCCGCGACTTCGCCCGGGCCGTCAAGGCCACCCACCCGGCGCACTACGACGTCGACGCCGCGGCGGCGCTCGGCTACCGGGACCTCGTGGCCCCGCCCACCTTCGCCATCATCGTGGCCCAGCGTGCCGACGCCCAGCTCATCAGTGATCCGAGCGCGGGCATCGACTTCACCCGCGTGGTCCACGCCGACCAGCGGTTCGTCCACCACCGCCCCATCCTCGCCGGGGACGAACTCGTCGCCGAACTGCACGTGGACCAGGTGCGCGCCATGGGCGGCGGAGCGATGATCACCACACGCGCCGAGATCTCGACCGTCGACGGCGAGCCGACGGCCACGTCGACGTCATCCCTTCTCGTGCGCGGAGAGGACCAGTAA
- a CDS encoding MaoC family dehydratase produces the protein MAVSTASLEVGQQIGSTTIGITRQDLVRYAGASGDLNPIHWNQSFAEGVGLPGVIAHGMFTMGAAVQLVTDWIGDPAAVVDYQTRFTKPVIVEDTTAQPGEPGAVVEVTGVVGAIDTERSTARIDLTVTFAGQKVLVKAQAVVKLP, from the coding sequence ATGGCAGTGTCAACAGCTTCCCTCGAGGTCGGTCAGCAGATCGGCTCCACCACCATCGGCATCACCCGGCAGGACCTCGTGCGGTATGCCGGTGCCTCGGGCGACCTCAACCCGATCCACTGGAACCAGTCCTTCGCGGAGGGCGTCGGGCTCCCCGGCGTGATCGCGCACGGCATGTTCACGATGGGTGCGGCGGTGCAGCTCGTGACCGACTGGATCGGCGACCCGGCCGCCGTCGTGGACTACCAGACGCGCTTCACCAAGCCGGTGATCGTCGAGGACACGACGGCGCAGCCCGGTGAGCCCGGGGCGGTCGTCGAGGTGACCGGCGTCGTCGGTGCGATCGACACCGAACGGTCGACGGCGCGCATCGACCTCACCGTGACGTTCGCCGGACAGAAGGTCCTCGTCAAGGCCCAGGCCGTGGTGAAACTCCCATGA
- a CDS encoding UDP-N-acetylmuramate dehydrogenase, translating to MTVPVTGTRLADLTTARVGGPARTLVAASTESEIVEAVRAADAAGEPLLIISGGSNLLIGDDGFDGTVVHITSTGFTVNDDDATCGGVMVKAQAGQDWDELVRYTVMHAFSGLEALSGIPGSTGATPVQNVGAYGSDVSQTIATVRTYDRETDSIRSFTNFELKFGYRDSLLKRSTVDGSPRYVVLSVEFQLGLGRLSKPVRYAELARALGIEVGARAYANDVRREVLKLRAGKGMVLDAPDPDTWSTGSFFTNPIVAQETADRLPDEAPRYPSGADGQVKLSAAWLIEHAGFSKGFGLADDDGHAAAGGRASLSTKHTLAVTNRGGASASDLLAVAGLVRDGVERTFGIRLEPEPLLINCKL from the coding sequence ATGACCGTCCCCGTGACGGGCACGCGCCTCGCCGACCTCACCACGGCCCGCGTGGGAGGACCTGCGCGCACTCTCGTGGCAGCGTCGACGGAATCCGAGATCGTCGAGGCGGTCCGCGCCGCCGATGCCGCGGGGGAGCCGCTCCTGATCATCAGCGGGGGCTCGAACCTCCTCATCGGTGACGACGGTTTCGACGGGACGGTCGTCCACATCACCTCCACGGGCTTCACGGTGAACGATGACGACGCCACGTGCGGCGGCGTCATGGTCAAGGCGCAGGCAGGCCAGGACTGGGACGAGCTCGTTCGGTACACGGTGATGCATGCGTTCTCCGGGCTCGAAGCCCTCTCGGGCATCCCCGGCTCCACCGGGGCGACGCCCGTCCAGAACGTCGGGGCGTACGGATCGGACGTGTCCCAGACGATCGCCACCGTCCGGACGTACGACCGCGAGACGGACAGCATCAGGAGCTTCACCAACTTCGAGTTGAAGTTCGGCTACCGGGACTCCCTCCTCAAGCGCAGCACCGTCGACGGGTCGCCCCGCTACGTGGTGCTGTCGGTGGAGTTCCAGCTGGGACTGGGTCGCCTGAGCAAGCCGGTCCGTTATGCGGAACTCGCTCGCGCGCTGGGGATCGAGGTGGGCGCCCGCGCCTACGCGAACGACGTGCGCCGCGAGGTACTGAAGCTGCGGGCCGGCAAGGGCATGGTGCTCGATGCCCCCGACCCCGACACCTGGAGCACGGGATCGTTCTTCACCAATCCCATCGTCGCCCAGGAGACTGCGGACCGCCTGCCGGACGAGGCTCCCCGGTACCCGTCCGGCGCCGACGGCCAGGTGAAGCTCAGCGCGGCCTGGCTGATCGAGCACGCCGGGTTCTCGAAGGGCTTCGGCCTCGCCGACGACGACGGGCACGCTGCGGCGGGAGGGCGGGCATCGCTGTCCACCAAGCACACACTGGCCGTCACCAACAGGGGAGGCGCCTCGGCATCGGACCTCCTGGCTGTCGCCGGGCTCGTGCGGGACGGGGTCGAGCGCACCTTCGGCATCCGACTGGAACCGGAGCCGCTGCTCATCAACTGCAAGCTCTGA
- a CDS encoding ANTAR domain-containing protein, with protein MAEQGSGMAEQQHVAQRRPVGAADALRASTFEATTLAYSLMDTDFVILDVNTAFAEATGMARDELVGHQAFELFPENPLQSDDAPARAMRQSLERVISTRQRDSMIIHRYDIPDPDQPGAFVERYWSPVNIPVFDDDGELIAILQQVEDVTDYREDLVKVLGYLQEPTPGTSSETSRRFVEYAATAMAHSSLYHSARREVEQLQEALTSRGVIDQAKGILMGRYRCGSDEAFQRLKQMSNDSNVRLRDVATALIYQVSAPGSAPAKRGES; from the coding sequence ATGGCGGAACAGGGGAGTGGAATGGCCGAGCAGCAGCACGTCGCGCAGCGTCGTCCCGTCGGTGCGGCCGATGCCCTCCGCGCGAGTACCTTCGAGGCGACGACGCTGGCCTACTCGCTGATGGACACGGACTTCGTCATCCTGGACGTCAACACGGCGTTCGCGGAGGCGACGGGCATGGCGCGGGACGAACTCGTCGGGCACCAGGCGTTCGAGCTCTTCCCCGAGAATCCCCTGCAGTCCGACGATGCCCCCGCCCGGGCCATGCGCCAGTCCCTGGAACGGGTGATCTCGACCAGGCAGCGCGACAGCATGATCATCCACCGCTACGACATCCCCGATCCCGACCAGCCGGGCGCTTTCGTGGAGCGCTACTGGAGCCCGGTCAACATCCCCGTGTTCGACGACGACGGGGAGCTGATCGCCATCCTCCAGCAGGTGGAGGACGTGACCGACTACCGTGAGGACCTCGTCAAGGTGCTCGGCTACCTGCAGGAGCCGACGCCGGGAACCTCGAGCGAGACCTCACGCCGCTTCGTGGAGTATGCCGCGACCGCCATGGCGCATTCCAGCCTCTACCACTCGGCCCGCCGTGAGGTGGAGCAGCTGCAGGAGGCGCTCACGTCCCGTGGAGTCATCGACCAGGCGAAGGGCATCCTGATGGGGCGATACCGGTGCGGGAGCGACGAGGCGTTCCAGCGCCTCAAGCAGATGTCGAACGACAGCAACGTTCGGCTCCGGGATGTCGCCACCGCCCTGATCTACCAGGTGTCCGCGCCGGGTTCTGCGCCCGCTAAAAGGGGGGAGTCCTAG
- the asd gene encoding aspartate-semialdehyde dehydrogenase: protein MTSVPESSALPSVGFVGWRGMVGSVLMQRLQDEGDFARINPVFFSTSAAGGAAPSFAEGAGTLQDAYDVETLAKLPIIVTAQGGDYTSEVYPKLRDAGWSGLWLDAASTLRMEQDSIIVLDPVNRSAIDAGLAGGIRDFIGGNCTVSCMLMGLGGLFRNGLVEWGTSMTYQAASGGGARHMRELLTQFGALHSTVAINLDDPASAILDIDRAILTKQRHPSLEATQFGVPLAGSVIPWIDSDLGNGQSKEEWKAGAETNKILGTDTRIPFDGLCVRVGAMRSHSQALTLKLTQDLPVSEIESIIAADNEWVRVIPNTKTDTLAGLTPIAATGSLEIPVGRVRKLEMGPDYISAFTVGDQLLWGAAEPLRRMLMIATGNL, encoded by the coding sequence ATGACTTCAGTACCCGAGAGTTCCGCCCTGCCGTCCGTCGGATTCGTGGGATGGCGCGGCATGGTGGGCTCGGTCCTCATGCAGCGACTCCAGGACGAGGGCGATTTCGCCCGCATCAACCCCGTGTTCTTCTCGACGTCCGCCGCCGGTGGCGCAGCTCCGTCGTTCGCCGAGGGCGCCGGGACGCTCCAGGACGCGTACGACGTCGAGACGCTCGCCAAGCTGCCGATCATCGTGACCGCGCAGGGCGGCGACTACACCTCCGAGGTCTACCCCAAGCTGCGCGACGCCGGCTGGTCGGGGCTGTGGCTCGACGCCGCATCCACCCTGCGCATGGAGCAGGACAGCATCATCGTGCTCGACCCGGTCAACCGGTCCGCCATCGATGCCGGCCTCGCCGGCGGCATCCGCGACTTCATCGGCGGCAACTGCACGGTCTCCTGCATGCTCATGGGCCTGGGCGGGCTCTTCCGCAACGGGCTCGTGGAGTGGGGCACGTCCATGACCTACCAGGCGGCCTCGGGTGGCGGTGCCCGCCACATGCGCGAACTCCTCACCCAGTTCGGCGCCCTCCACAGCACGGTGGCCATCAACCTGGACGACCCCGCGTCCGCGATCCTCGACATCGACCGTGCCATCCTCACGAAGCAGCGGCACCCGAGCCTCGAGGCGACCCAGTTCGGCGTCCCCCTCGCCGGGTCCGTCATCCCCTGGATCGACAGCGACCTCGGCAACGGCCAGTCGAAGGAGGAGTGGAAGGCCGGTGCGGAGACCAACAAGATCCTCGGCACCGACACCCGCATCCCCTTCGACGGCCTGTGCGTCCGCGTGGGCGCCATGAGGTCGCACTCCCAGGCCCTGACCCTCAAACTGACCCAGGACCTGCCGGTCAGTGAGATCGAGTCGATCATCGCCGCGGACAACGAGTGGGTGCGCGTCATCCCGAACACCAAGACGGACACCCTCGCAGGCCTGACGCCGATTGCAGCGACGGGCTCGCTGGAGATCCCCGTAGGGCGCGTCCGCAAGCTCGAGATGGGCCCGGACTACATCAGCGCCTTCACCGTGGGCGACCAGCTGTTGTGGGGCGCGGCCGAACCGCTCCGCCGGATGCTGATGATCGCCACCGGGAACCTCTAG
- a CDS encoding dihydrofolate reductase has protein sequence MSDAPAHTLSVPDAVGSRPVVGMIWAQTENGVIGRDGGIPWHLPEDMAHFRATTTGHPVIMGRRTWESFPEKFRPLPDRTNIVLSRSGSGDLPGAIVVDSLDAAFEAAQASPGAEEIWVIGGGRVYADALHRANAALVTVVESSAEGDTVAPALGTDWALAALTPESGWLESSNGTRYRISLWVRQG, from the coding sequence ATGAGTGACGCCCCCGCCCACACCCTGAGCGTGCCCGACGCCGTCGGGTCACGCCCCGTGGTCGGCATGATCTGGGCCCAGACCGAGAACGGCGTGATCGGCAGGGACGGCGGGATCCCCTGGCACCTGCCGGAGGACATGGCACACTTCAGGGCCACGACGACGGGGCATCCCGTGATCATGGGCCGCCGCACCTGGGAGTCCTTCCCCGAGAAGTTCCGGCCCCTGCCGGACCGCACCAACATCGTCCTTTCCCGCTCCGGGTCCGGAGACCTGCCGGGGGCGATCGTCGTCGATTCGCTCGACGCCGCCTTCGAGGCCGCGCAGGCCAGCCCGGGAGCCGAGGAGATCTGGGTCATCGGCGGAGGCCGGGTGTACGCCGACGCCCTGCACCGCGCCAACGCCGCACTCGTCACCGTTGTCGAGTCCTCCGCGGAAGGCGACACCGTCGCTCCCGCCCTCGGAACCGACTGGGCGCTCGCCGCACTGACCCCGGAGTCCGGGTGGCTGGAATCGTCGAACGGGACCAGGTACCGGATCAGCCTCTGGGTGCGGCAGGGCTAG
- a CDS encoding thymidylate synthase, with protein sequence MANGAAKSDRTGTGTRSVFGRQLRFDLRESFPLITTKRVHFKSVALELLWFLRGDSNVRWLQERGVSIWDEWADDDGELGPVYGVQWRSWPTPDGGHIDQIAQVVEALKTNPDSRRHLVSAWNVSEISNMALPPCHVFFQFYVTPGVDGGPGSLSCQLYQRSADTFLGVPFNIASYALLTLMVAQQTGLEPGEFIWTGGDVHVYDNHVEQVTEQLSREPYPYPRVELKRKPASIFDYTLEDFDVVDYQHHPTIKAPVAV encoded by the coding sequence ATGGCGAACGGCGCAGCCAAGAGCGACAGGACGGGCACCGGAACACGGAGCGTCTTCGGCCGGCAGTTGCGGTTCGACCTCCGCGAGTCCTTCCCGCTCATCACCACCAAGCGCGTGCACTTCAAGTCCGTGGCCCTCGAACTGCTCTGGTTCCTCCGCGGTGACTCGAACGTCCGCTGGCTCCAGGAGCGCGGCGTGTCCATCTGGGACGAGTGGGCGGACGACGACGGCGAACTCGGCCCTGTCTACGGCGTCCAGTGGCGGTCGTGGCCGACGCCCGACGGCGGGCACATCGACCAGATCGCCCAGGTCGTCGAAGCGCTGAAGACGAATCCCGACTCGCGCAGGCACCTCGTCTCGGCCTGGAACGTGTCGGAGATCTCCAACATGGCGCTGCCTCCCTGCCACGTCTTCTTCCAGTTCTACGTGACTCCCGGCGTCGACGGCGGTCCGGGCAGTCTGTCCTGTCAGCTGTACCAGCGGTCTGCGGACACCTTCCTCGGCGTCCCCTTCAACATCGCCTCCTACGCACTGCTGACCCTCATGGTCGCGCAGCAGACCGGCCTGGAACCGGGCGAGTTCATCTGGACCGGCGGTGACGTCCACGTGTACGACAACCACGTGGAGCAGGTCACGGAACAACTGTCCCGCGAGCCGTACCCGTACCCGCGCGTCGAGCTGAAGCGGAAACCCGCCAGCATCTTCGACTACACCCTGGAGGATTTCGACGTGGTCGACTACCAGCACCACCCCACCATCAAGGCTCCGGTGGCGGTATGA